A genomic segment from Thiomicrorhabdus aquaedulcis encodes:
- the pyrE gene encoding orotate phosphoribosyltransferase — translation MDKTQFIEFVMQTGVLKLGEFTLKSGRVSPYFFNAGLFNTGAQLATLAAGYASAIAQSNLAFDVLFGPAYKGIPLAATTSVALALNHQINKPYAFNRKEAKTHGEGGNIVGHPLQGNVLIIDDVITAGTAIREAIDIITAQGAQPAGVVVALDRMEKGQGELSAIQEVEQQFGIPVMSIINLNDIIHYLAHHSKDPNAPHYLAAMQAYRQQYGIKSA, via the coding sequence GATAAAACTCAATTTATCGAATTCGTAATGCAAACCGGCGTGTTAAAACTGGGCGAATTCACTTTAAAATCTGGGCGCGTTAGCCCGTACTTTTTTAACGCGGGTCTGTTTAACACCGGCGCACAATTAGCCACACTGGCCGCCGGCTACGCCAGCGCCATCGCGCAATCCAACCTAGCATTTGACGTACTGTTTGGCCCAGCTTACAAAGGCATTCCTTTGGCCGCTACCACCAGCGTGGCGTTGGCGCTTAATCACCAAATTAACAAACCTTATGCGTTTAACCGCAAAGAAGCCAAAACGCATGGCGAAGGTGGGAACATTGTCGGCCATCCATTGCAAGGTAACGTGTTAATTATTGACGACGTAATTACCGCCGGCACTGCCATTAGAGAAGCCATTGACATCATCACCGCACAAGGCGCACAGCCCGCCGGAGTTGTGGTGGCGTTAGACCGCATGGAAAAAGGCCAGGGTGAATTATCGGCCATTCAAGAGGTCGAGCAACAATTTGGCATTCCGGTTATGAGCATTATCAATTTAAACGATATTATTCACTATCTAGCCCACCACTCTAAAGACCCTAATGCACCGCATTATTTGGCGGCCATGCAAGCTTATCGTCAGCAATACGGTATAAAATCCGCATAA
- a CDS encoding SixA phosphatase family protein, giving the protein MSSKLRELILLRHAKSDWQQAELADIDRPLSSKGKKTAAKIGKWIKNQGLLPDLILVSPAVRTQQTLKRVCNECPANSIVVPELYLADLDTLKTVLAQAPTAQRIMLIGHNPGLERLFNYLCNQPLEQDFNLFPTAALAHFIMPNNWSSLEAGDGRLAQFVRPKEAF; this is encoded by the coding sequence ATGTCCAGCAAACTCCGTGAATTAATTTTGCTTAGGCACGCCAAATCCGACTGGCAACAAGCCGAACTCGCAGACATTGACCGCCCCCTTTCCAGTAAGGGCAAAAAAACCGCCGCTAAAATAGGTAAATGGATAAAAAACCAAGGGTTATTGCCCGACTTAATTTTGGTATCGCCCGCGGTTCGCACCCAGCAGACGCTTAAACGCGTCTGCAATGAATGCCCAGCCAATTCCATTGTGGTGCCAGAACTGTATCTGGCCGACTTAGACACCTTAAAAACCGTACTTGCGCAAGCACCAACGGCGCAAAGGATTATGTTAATTGGCCACAATCCTGGTTTAGAACGTTTGTTTAACTATTTATGCAATCAACCTCTAGAGCAAGACTTTAACCTGTTTCCCACGGCGGCTTTAGCGCATTTTATTATGCCCAACAATTGGTCTAGCCTTGAAGCGGGTGATGGCCGTTTAGCACAATTTGTGCGCCCTAAAGAGGCGTTCTAA
- a CDS encoding OmpA family protein — MKTKLLPLAAALLSVAAMSSVQAAEKPASAKTTAYIVNSDGAYLVDTWGRCVRSIDWTKDTANNKCEGIAEPKPEPVAEVAPAPAPVVAAPVEKPAPLKLGGIQEHFDTDRAVLKSTAYPELDKFVKYMGAVPASKAKIVGHTDSTGSDAHNQKLSEARAGAVKGYLTSQGINADRMDVSGMGETQPIASNKTKAGRAENRRVTVEIVE, encoded by the coding sequence ATGAAAACTAAACTTTTGCCTTTAGCAGCCGCTCTTTTATCGGTTGCAGCAATGTCTTCTGTTCAAGCGGCTGAAAAACCAGCGTCGGCTAAAACTACTGCTTACATCGTTAACTCTGACGGTGCTTATTTAGTCGATACTTGGGGACGTTGTGTACGTTCTATCGACTGGACAAAGGACACCGCTAACAACAAATGTGAAGGGATTGCAGAACCTAAGCCTGAGCCAGTTGCTGAAGTAGCTCCTGCTCCTGCTCCTGTTGTTGCTGCACCGGTTGAAAAACCTGCTCCGCTAAAACTAGGTGGCATTCAAGAACATTTTGATACTGACAGAGCTGTTTTAAAATCGACTGCTTACCCAGAACTAGACAAATTTGTTAAGTACATGGGTGCTGTACCTGCCAGCAAAGCAAAAATCGTCGGTCACACTGACAGCACCGGTTCTGATGCGCACAACCAAAAGTTGTCTGAAGCACGTGCTGGCGCAGTTAAAGGCTATTTAACCAGCCAAGGTATCAATGCTGACCGTATGGACGTATCTGGAATGGGTGAAACTCAGCCTATCGCCAGCAACAAAACCAAAGCTGGTCGCGCTGAAAACCGTCGTGTAACGGTTGAAATCGTTGAGTAA
- a CDS encoding sulfite exporter TauE/SafE family protein, protein MSLIEHFGLFLVSFVANFFSALAGGGAGLLQLPALLFLGLPFGVALATHKVASVFLGLGATARHLRSTHFDWRFSGYILLAGLPGVVLGASLILQVNEQVAQGLLGLLTLGLGVYSWLKPQLGQVMVTQHRDWPGLVIGALVLFLIGVLNGSLTSGTGLFVTIWLIRWFGLDYKTAISYTLVLVGIFWNGFGAATLGVLGEIRWDWLPALILGSLLGGYLGAHFAIVKGNVWVKRSFEVVTVLVGLSLLYKAFI, encoded by the coding sequence GTGAGTTTAATCGAACATTTTGGATTGTTTTTAGTGTCGTTTGTGGCCAATTTTTTTTCGGCTTTAGCGGGCGGTGGCGCGGGGTTGTTGCAACTGCCGGCCTTACTTTTTTTAGGGTTACCCTTTGGCGTGGCGTTGGCTACTCATAAGGTAGCCAGTGTGTTTTTGGGGTTAGGCGCCACGGCACGTCATTTAAGATCGACACACTTTGACTGGCGTTTTTCTGGGTATATTTTACTGGCAGGCTTGCCGGGGGTAGTGCTGGGCGCGAGTCTTATTTTGCAGGTGAATGAACAAGTAGCGCAAGGTTTACTGGGTTTGCTTACCTTAGGCTTGGGGGTTTATTCGTGGTTAAAACCTCAGCTGGGGCAAGTGATGGTCACACAACACCGCGATTGGCCAGGCCTGGTCATTGGCGCTTTGGTGCTGTTTTTGATTGGAGTGTTAAACGGTTCTTTAACCTCGGGCACGGGATTATTTGTCACCATTTGGCTGATTCGCTGGTTTGGGTTGGACTACAAAACCGCTATTTCGTATACCTTGGTGTTGGTGGGCATTTTTTGGAACGGGTTTGGTGCGGCAACGCTGGGCGTGTTGGGTGAAATAAGATGGGACTGGTTGCCTGCATTAATCTTAGGTTCGTTGTTAGGCGGCTACTTGGGCGCGCATTTTGCGATTGTAAAAGGCAATGTATGGGTAAAGCGCAGTTTTGAAGTGGTTACGGTGCTGGTAGGGCTGTCACTGCTGTATAAGGCATTTATTTAA
- a CDS encoding mechanosensitive ion channel family protein, translating to MNFELMLNDYALPWGIKVGLALLIFVVGRYAVKILVKVIKRVLDRVPSMDSMLVNFAVSILNALLMLFVIIAALNQLGVDTSSLIALIAAAGLAIGLALQGSMQNFAAGVMILVFKPFKSGDSIEAGGVAGVVENVQIFSTTLRTGDNKEIIVPNGGIYGGPITNYSARATRRVDMVFGISYEADLRQAKAILEQLLADDERVLKEPAPVVALSELGANSVNFVVRPWVVSADYWAVYWDMNEKVKLRFDEAGIGIPYPQMDVHLHQSES from the coding sequence ATGAATTTTGAATTGATGCTAAACGATTACGCACTGCCTTGGGGAATCAAGGTTGGGTTGGCGTTGTTGATTTTTGTGGTGGGGCGCTACGCGGTTAAGATTCTGGTTAAGGTGATTAAGCGCGTATTAGATCGTGTGCCGTCCATGGACAGCATGCTGGTCAATTTTGCGGTATCCATTCTTAACGCATTGCTGATGCTGTTTGTGATCATTGCGGCGTTAAACCAGCTTGGAGTTGACACATCGTCGCTGATTGCGTTAATTGCCGCCGCTGGGTTGGCCATTGGCTTAGCGTTGCAAGGCTCGATGCAAAATTTTGCCGCTGGGGTGATGATTTTGGTGTTTAAACCCTTTAAAAGTGGCGATTCTATCGAAGCCGGCGGTGTGGCGGGTGTGGTTGAAAATGTGCAAATTTTTAGCACCACCTTACGCACGGGCGACAATAAAGAGATTATTGTGCCTAACGGCGGAATTTACGGCGGCCCCATTACCAATTATTCGGCACGCGCTACTCGCCGAGTAGACATGGTATTTGGTATTAGTTACGAGGCCGATTTGCGTCAAGCCAAAGCCATTTTAGAGCAATTGTTGGCCGACGATGAGCGGGTGTTAAAAGAACCTGCTCCCGTGGTAGCGCTGTCTGAACTGGGAGCCAACAGTGTTAATTTTGTGGTGCGTCCTTGGGTGGTCTCAGCCGACTATTGGGCGGTGTATTGGGATATGAACGAAAAAGTAAAACTGCGTTTTGACGAAGCAGGCATTGGCATTCCCTATCCACAAATGGACGTGCATTTACATCAGTCAGAGTCTTAG
- the argB gene encoding acetylglutamate kinase, translated as MNLNKEQAQNIAAVLSEALPYIQRFAGKTIVVKYGGNAMTDEALKAGFARDIVLMKLVGMNPVVVHGGGPQIGNLLSRIGKQSEFVQGMRVTDTETMDIVEMVLGGQVNKEIVNLIHRNGGNAVGLTGKDGNLIRAKKMTLLRDGPEFHTSEIIDLGHVGEVEEINIKVLNMLIQGDFIPVIAPVGVGEDGHSYNINADLVAGKIAEALNAEKLILLTNIPGLLDKEGNLLTGLNSQTVDALIADGTIYGGMLPKIKCALDAVQNGVTSSHIIDGRVEHAVMLEVFTDEGVGTLITAQ; from the coding sequence ATGAACCTAAATAAAGAACAAGCGCAAAACATTGCGGCCGTTTTGTCCGAAGCTTTGCCTTACATTCAACGATTTGCTGGTAAAACCATTGTGGTTAAATACGGCGGCAACGCCATGACCGATGAGGCTTTAAAAGCTGGCTTTGCGCGTGACATTGTGCTCATGAAATTGGTGGGCATGAACCCCGTTGTGGTGCATGGCGGCGGGCCGCAAATTGGCAATTTATTGAGCCGAATTGGCAAGCAATCCGAGTTTGTTCAGGGCATGCGTGTTACCGACACCGAAACCATGGACATTGTTGAAATGGTTTTGGGTGGACAGGTAAACAAAGAGATTGTAAACCTGATTCACCGTAACGGTGGCAACGCGGTGGGATTAACCGGTAAAGACGGCAACTTAATTCGCGCTAAAAAAATGACGTTATTGCGCGACGGCCCCGAGTTTCACACCTCCGAAATCATCGATTTAGGCCATGTGGGCGAAGTGGAAGAGATTAATATTAAAGTCTTAAACATGCTTATTCAGGGCGATTTTATTCCAGTCATTGCCCCAGTGGGCGTGGGCGAAGATGGCCACTCTTACAATATAAACGCCGATTTGGTGGCGGGCAAAATCGCCGAAGCGCTTAACGCCGAAAAATTGATATTGCTTACCAATATCCCCGGCTTGCTCGACAAAGAAGGCAATTTGCTGACCGGTCTTAACAGCCAAACGGTAGACGCCTTAATTGCCGACGGCACCATTTACGGTGGCATGTTGCCTAAAATTAAATGCGCGCTGGACGCGGTGCAAAATGGGGTAACGTCATCGCATATTATCGACGGCCGCGTAGAACATGCCGTGATGTTAGAGGTGTTTACCGACGAAGGCGTGGGCACGTTAATAACCGCGCAATAA
- a CDS encoding YajQ family cyclic di-GMP-binding protein encodes MPTFDIVSELDKHELTNAIDQANKEVVTRFDFKGSNSSFELKDTTVTLKTQSDFQLDQMYDILVQKANRRGIDVKCMERKDPDIQLKTAKQDIEMKEGLDAPLAKKIIKAIKDSKIKVQAANQGDSIRVTGKKRDDLQEVMQLLRGLDDLELPLQFNNFRD; translated from the coding sequence ATGCCCACATTTGATATTGTGTCCGAATTGGATAAACACGAACTCACCAACGCCATTGATCAAGCCAATAAAGAGGTGGTTACTCGGTTTGATTTTAAAGGCAGTAACTCAAGTTTTGAGCTAAAAGACACCACGGTGACGCTAAAAACCCAGTCGGATTTTCAGCTGGATCAGATGTACGATATTTTGGTGCAAAAGGCCAATCGTCGTGGCATCGACGTAAAATGCATGGAACGCAAAGACCCCGATATTCAGCTTAAAACCGCCAAGCAGGACATCGAAATGAAAGAGGGCTTGGACGCGCCGTTGGCCAAAAAAATTATTAAAGCCATTAAAGACTCCAAAATTAAAGTGCAAGCCGCCAACCAAGGCGACAGCATTCGTGTAACCGGTAAAAAACGCGACGATTTACAAGAAGTCATGCAATTACTGCGTGGCTTGGACGATTTAGAACTGCCGTTGCAATTTAATAACTTTAGAGATTAA
- the dut gene encoding dUTP diphosphatase: protein MTLQVQYKILDPRLGNQIELPHYGTKGSAGLDLRACVDAPLTILPGQTVLIPTGMAIHLDDAGFAAMLLPRSGLGHKHGIVLGNLVGLIDSDYQGPLMVSVWNRGDEPYTVAVGERIAQMVIVPVLQPVFTQVTEFGDATERGQGGFGHTGAL, encoded by the coding sequence ATGACTCTTCAGGTGCAATACAAAATTTTAGACCCCCGTTTGGGCAACCAAATTGAACTGCCACATTACGGCACCAAAGGGTCAGCCGGTTTGGATTTGCGCGCGTGCGTTGACGCACCTTTAACCATTTTGCCCGGGCAAACGGTGTTGATTCCCACCGGTATGGCCATTCATTTAGACGACGCAGGTTTTGCGGCCATGCTGCTGCCGCGCTCGGGGTTGGGGCACAAGCACGGTATTGTGCTGGGCAATTTGGTGGGGCTGATTGATTCGGATTACCAAGGACCGTTAATGGTGTCGGTGTGGAACCGAGGTGACGAGCCTTACACCGTGGCGGTGGGTGAACGTATTGCCCAAATGGTGATTGTGCCGGTGTTGCAACCGGTCTTTACCCAAGTAACCGAGTTTGGTGACGCTACTGAACGCGGTCAAGGTGGTTTTGGCCACACGGGTGCGCTGTAA
- the mscL gene encoding large-conductance mechanosensitive channel protein MscL — MSLIKEFKEFAVKGNVIDLAVAVIIGVAFGKIVSSLVADVVMPPIGVLMGGVDFSDLSIVIKEAVGEAPAVVIAYGAFIQTVVDFMIIAFVIFMAVKGINRLKKEDVVVEEVKAEPAPSDEVLLLSEIRDLLKAQKNL, encoded by the coding sequence ATGAGTTTAATAAAAGAGTTTAAAGAGTTCGCTGTTAAAGGCAACGTCATCGATTTAGCGGTGGCGGTCATTATTGGAGTGGCGTTTGGCAAAATCGTCAGCTCACTGGTGGCCGATGTGGTGATGCCGCCGATTGGGGTGTTAATGGGAGGGGTCGATTTCTCAGACCTGTCGATTGTGATTAAAGAAGCGGTAGGCGAAGCCCCAGCGGTCGTGATTGCCTACGGTGCGTTTATTCAAACCGTGGTGGATTTTATGATCATCGCTTTTGTCATTTTTATGGCCGTTAAAGGCATTAATCGCCTTAAAAAAGAAGACGTGGTGGTTGAAGAGGTTAAAGCCGAACCCGCACCGTCCGACGAAGTGCTGTTACTCAGCGAAATTCGCGATTTATTAAAGGCACAAAAAAATCTTTAA
- a CDS encoding EAL domain-containing protein produces MKPNQTSERAFFNLQLSSALAFIFGLALVLTIFFIYQQWHAYQQHAQAFRAQFSQTQFTQLNDQIKRETRLINALIDKGQFDAAQQTQVLNRLRETRIGPEQIGYFFVLKLNQIDGGADFARHLLLPIDPAQEGLPMDSSLKDSQGHAYRETYLKQLKENGTAKVSYWYQKPGAQYTSQKVTQIEWIKPINWLIGAGLYTDDIEAIIYQQQQQLKAHFVRQAGISLALTVLFISLALMVSLRLQARLKTRFAQLKTNLTHYQTQLETLNQTLESEVAQKSQELEDLYQHDALTGLFNRAKLLSDLAKRKNLTTPPPCLLISLNIDDFKALNELFGMELGDQLLITVSENLKVQLPNAKRLYRIGADEFLVWMPNSLQAPGALDALLQQLHQALTVDLQAPNLQTISFNLTIVATTALSSPLSELEMAMRLAKQKKKDILIYAPQMDQKQRSLDNLHITSLLKQALANDQVMPYFQPIYNLHTQKIDKYECLIRIKTPTEVLLPYQFLPVAKKSKLYAQLMQAMLVKSFAMFANNQYRFSINLSYEDIVGEDIPKTLEHLLTPDIAPRVIFEILETEGVENYQIVSSFIQKVKALGCQIAVDDYGTGFSSLEHLLKLNIDILKIDGSLIQSLPQPHAMAIVQSVVFFAKQLNITTVAEFVSHADLLSCVNDLQIDYAQGFYIGQPQPTLQTEPLKPITAN; encoded by the coding sequence ATGAAACCCAATCAAACCTCTGAACGCGCTTTTTTTAACCTGCAACTAAGCAGTGCTTTGGCGTTTATTTTTGGGCTGGCATTGGTGCTGACCATCTTTTTCATTTACCAACAATGGCACGCTTATCAACAACACGCGCAAGCGTTTCGCGCTCAATTTAGCCAAACGCAATTTACGCAGTTAAACGACCAAATCAAACGTGAAACGCGCCTTATTAACGCCCTGATTGACAAAGGTCAGTTTGACGCCGCTCAACAAACCCAAGTGCTCAATCGTCTGCGTGAAACCCGCATTGGCCCTGAGCAAATTGGCTACTTTTTTGTTTTAAAGCTTAACCAGATCGACGGCGGCGCCGACTTTGCCCGCCATTTGCTGTTGCCCATTGACCCTGCACAAGAAGGGCTGCCCATGGACTCCAGCCTTAAAGATTCACAAGGCCACGCCTATCGTGAAACCTACCTTAAGCAGCTTAAAGAAAATGGAACCGCCAAAGTATCGTATTGGTATCAAAAACCAGGCGCCCAATACACCAGTCAAAAAGTGACGCAAATTGAGTGGATAAAACCGATCAACTGGCTCATCGGCGCCGGATTATACACCGACGACATTGAAGCGATTATTTATCAACAACAGCAGCAATTAAAGGCTCACTTTGTGCGCCAAGCCGGCATCTCACTGGCGCTTACCGTGCTGTTTATTAGTCTAGCCCTAATGGTGAGTTTAAGATTGCAAGCGCGATTAAAAACGCGTTTTGCGCAACTTAAAACCAACCTTACGCACTATCAAACGCAACTTGAAACGCTTAACCAAACACTCGAATCTGAAGTGGCCCAAAAAAGCCAAGAACTGGAAGACCTATACCAACACGACGCGCTGACCGGCTTGTTTAACCGGGCTAAACTGCTCAGCGATTTAGCCAAGCGCAAAAACCTAACCACTCCGCCACCGTGCCTGCTGATTTCGCTTAACATTGACGATTTTAAAGCCTTAAACGAACTGTTTGGCATGGAGCTGGGCGATCAATTGCTCATCACCGTCAGTGAAAATCTCAAAGTCCAACTCCCCAATGCCAAACGCTTATACCGCATTGGCGCCGATGAGTTTTTAGTCTGGATGCCCAACAGCCTACAAGCACCGGGGGCGTTAGACGCGCTGCTGCAGCAGCTGCATCAGGCGTTAACCGTCGATTTGCAAGCTCCCAATTTACAAACCATCTCGTTTAACTTAACCATTGTGGCCACCACCGCACTTTCCAGCCCGCTAAGCGAATTGGAGATGGCGATGCGACTTGCCAAACAAAAGAAAAAAGACATTTTAATTTATGCCCCGCAAATGGATCAAAAACAACGCTCTTTAGACAATCTGCACATCACCAGTCTGTTAAAGCAAGCGCTAGCCAATGATCAAGTGATGCCGTACTTTCAACCCATTTACAATCTTCACACCCAAAAAATTGACAAATACGAGTGTTTAATTCGAATTAAAACCCCAACCGAGGTGTTATTGCCCTATCAGTTTTTGCCCGTGGCCAAAAAGTCCAAACTGTACGCGCAATTGATGCAAGCCATGTTGGTTAAAAGCTTTGCCATGTTTGCCAACAATCAGTACCGATTTAGCATTAACTTATCATACGAAGACATTGTGGGTGAAGACATTCCCAAAACCTTAGAGCACCTGCTCACCCCCGACATTGCACCACGAGTGATTTTTGAAATTTTAGAAACGGAAGGGGTCGAAAACTATCAAATCGTCTCGAGTTTTATTCAAAAGGTTAAGGCACTGGGCTGTCAAATCGCGGTAGACGATTACGGAACGGGCTTTTCAAGTTTGGAACACTTGCTCAAGCTCAACATTGATATTTTAAAAATCGACGGCTCACTCATTCAAAGTTTACCGCAACCCCATGCCATGGCCATTGTGCAAAGCGTGGTGTTTTTTGCCAAACAACTCAACATCACCACCGTGGCCGAATTTGTCAGCCACGCCGATCTATTAAGCTGTGTGAACGACTTGCAAATTGATTACGCCCAAGGTTTTTACATAGGCCAACCACAACCCACCCTGCAAACTGAGCCACTTAAGCCAATAACCGCGAATTAA
- the coaBC gene encoding bifunctional phosphopantothenoylcysteine decarboxylase/phosphopantothenate--cysteine ligase CoaBC, with the protein MNILLGVTGGIAAYKALELTRLFVKAGHHVQVVMTAGAKEFITPLSFQALSGHPVRDSLFDAHQEAGMGHIELARWADQIVIAPASAETLAKLRMGRADDLLTTVCLATEKPIMLAPSMNRLMWNNPATQENVEVLKQRGLTVLNPGLGEQACGEVGEGRLPEPQVIFEAVLAFQHDLKQRTAQDDQAWLDLTAYWRGKSLVITAGPTYEDLDPVRFLGNRSSGKMGFAIAQVAAKAGAQVTLIAGPVNLATPQNVNRLNVRSALHMFEWVQAHALTADCFISAAAVADFRVAQWAQHKLKKNADNDEMTLHLVKNPDIVAWVASQPKIEGKPFVVGFAAETQNVLEYARGKLHSKKLDMICANLVGEHAGEQMGFEQDHNALTLMTATQEQPLTTSSKTQQAMALLGFIANHPIVMPCHDTASAP; encoded by the coding sequence ATGAACATACTTTTAGGCGTTACCGGCGGCATTGCCGCGTACAAGGCATTGGAACTTACGCGATTATTTGTAAAAGCCGGCCATCATGTGCAGGTGGTGATGACCGCCGGTGCTAAAGAGTTTATTACGCCTTTGTCGTTTCAGGCGTTGTCTGGGCATCCGGTGCGCGACAGTTTATTTGACGCGCACCAAGAAGCCGGCATGGGGCATATTGAACTGGCGCGCTGGGCAGATCAGATTGTGATTGCGCCAGCCAGTGCCGAAACCCTGGCCAAACTGCGCATGGGGCGTGCCGATGACTTACTCACCACCGTGTGTTTGGCGACCGAAAAACCGATTATGCTCGCGCCCTCGATGAACCGTTTAATGTGGAACAACCCAGCCACCCAAGAAAACGTTGAGGTGCTAAAACAGCGCGGTTTAACAGTGTTAAATCCTGGCTTGGGTGAACAAGCGTGCGGCGAAGTGGGCGAAGGGCGACTGCCCGAACCGCAGGTTATTTTTGAGGCGGTGTTGGCGTTTCAGCACGATTTAAAGCAACGCACAGCACAAGATGACCAGGCCTGGTTAGATTTAACGGCGTATTGGCGTGGTAAATCGTTGGTGATTACCGCCGGTCCTACGTATGAAGATTTGGATCCGGTGCGGTTTTTGGGCAACCGAAGTTCGGGCAAAATGGGCTTTGCGATTGCGCAAGTCGCGGCCAAGGCGGGTGCACAAGTCACGTTAATTGCCGGCCCGGTCAATTTGGCGACGCCACAAAATGTTAATCGATTGAATGTTCGCAGTGCACTGCACATGTTTGAATGGGTGCAAGCGCACGCATTAACCGCCGATTGTTTTATCAGTGCGGCGGCGGTAGCCGATTTTAGAGTGGCGCAGTGGGCGCAACACAAACTTAAAAAAAATGCCGATAATGATGAGATGACGTTGCACTTGGTTAAAAACCCCGACATTGTGGCGTGGGTGGCCAGCCAGCCAAAAATAGAAGGTAAGCCTTTTGTTGTCGGATTTGCGGCCGAAACTCAAAACGTGCTTGAGTACGCGCGCGGTAAGTTGCACAGCAAAAAATTGGACATGATATGCGCCAATTTAGTGGGTGAGCACGCGGGCGAGCAAATGGGGTTTGAGCAAGACCACAACGCTTTAACGTTAATGACGGCAACACAAGAGCAGCCTTTGACAACATCCAGCAAAACCCAACAAGCCATGGCGTTGCTGGGTTTTATTGCAAACCATCCTATCGTCATGCCGTGCCACGACACGGCATCTGCGCCGTAA
- a CDS encoding IS3 family transposase, giving the protein MLRQSREIKYAWIQKHREEFPLVLMCKVLNVPVSSFNSWLKLDPTDKAAEQKENTDLVKETFGILKGNAGARGIKGYLTNEKKVTMSRRKIARIMREQGLIVHTRKKFKKASSAAINDPKIQPNLLKREFKVSYLNQVWVGDITQVKTQQGWMYLATYIDLYSRKVVGWALESHMRSELIETALKRALWNRKPPKGLMVHTDQGSQFISNAYRKLIAHWGIKQSMSRRGNCWDNAVIESFFKSFKTETVYQLTKLIDQQEMRWLVSEYMGHYNHIRPHSSNGYIAPAKFEQIRLDRLKEIEENLGTKKC; this is encoded by the coding sequence ATACTTCGCCAGTCTCGAGAAATAAAGTATGCGTGGATACAAAAGCATCGAGAAGAATTCCCGCTTGTACTGATGTGTAAGGTATTAAACGTGCCCGTCAGCAGCTTTAATAGCTGGCTAAAATTAGACCCCACAGATAAGGCAGCCGAACAAAAAGAGAATACTGATTTGGTTAAAGAGACCTTCGGCATCTTAAAAGGAAATGCAGGAGCAAGAGGCATAAAAGGTTATTTAACCAACGAAAAGAAAGTGACGATGAGTCGGCGTAAGATTGCTCGAATCATGCGAGAACAAGGCCTAATCGTCCACACTCGTAAGAAGTTTAAGAAAGCCAGCAGTGCGGCCATTAATGACCCAAAAATACAGCCAAACTTACTCAAACGGGAGTTTAAAGTCAGCTACCTCAACCAAGTATGGGTCGGTGACATAACGCAAGTTAAAACCCAGCAAGGCTGGATGTACTTGGCCACCTACATTGACCTCTACTCAAGAAAAGTAGTCGGATGGGCATTGGAATCGCATATGCGCTCAGAGCTCATCGAAACCGCATTAAAAAGAGCACTGTGGAATCGTAAACCACCAAAAGGACTGATGGTTCACACGGACCAAGGCAGTCAATTTATCAGTAATGCTTACCGCAAGCTGATTGCCCATTGGGGCATTAAGCAAAGCATGAGTCGTCGCGGAAATTGTTGGGATAATGCCGTTATTGAAAGCTTCTTTAAGTCTTTCAAAACAGAAACCGTTTATCAGCTTACAAAATTAATCGACCAACAAGAAATGCGTTGGCTGGTTTCGGAATATATGGGGCACTACAACCACATCAGGCCACACAGCTCGAACGGTTATATTGCGCCTGCAAAGTTCGAGCAAATAAGGCTAGACCGACTAAAAGAAATTGAAGAAAATCTAGGTACGAAAAAGTGTTGA
- a CDS encoding transposase — MANAKYDLELKKEVIDAIVNGGRSSAQAARDYELPVTVVYTWVRAHKLKNDLAVIPKLSESLEQENKRLKKELAQAKMERDILKKATAYFASLEK; from the coding sequence ATGGCCAATGCAAAATACGACCTTGAACTTAAAAAAGAAGTTATTGACGCCATCGTCAATGGTGGAAGAAGTTCAGCTCAAGCCGCAAGAGATTATGAGTTACCCGTTACCGTTGTTTACACTTGGGTTCGTGCACATAAACTTAAAAATGATTTGGCTGTGATTCCAAAACTCTCGGAATCTCTAGAACAAGAAAATAAACGGCTTAAAAAAGAACTCGCTCAAGCCAAAATGGAGCGAGACATCTTAAAAAAAGCCACCGCATACTTCGCCAGTCTCGAGAAATAA